The genomic stretch catatcattaattctttaactttagatagttttgaggtatataattcatacgtttAAAATATAACCCATGAtcaacacctaataaattttgaattcttttcaagaaatttaGAGGCGTCCCAAATAGTGATTTCCCATGACTTTCAcattaaaaatagatggatgtaataaacaatttgtagagaatttatactaccatcaagaatattttgtgtaattagggatacgttcgcgtgacctgattatatttctaaaggcaattcggattatgcgttcgcgcaaatTCGAGCAAAATTTTGTTTAAAAGGGGGTTCttcggaggatattaaattaatttcatataacccgagatgtgcagttcactatttaatcatacaagagcgacgaacgttcttaattttattttaagcacaatttcgaacataagtctttttataataaaaatatataaaaaataatattatcaatcttattgtgtacacgtatgcgtgacacgattctttacatttataaaaaatatataatccgaatatacgtacgcgtgattcgtttcaaggaaGGTCTATAATTgcaaacaatctaaacaaaagcggtaataaaatcaggcaacaagaaaaaatgtatttagtaaatcaagataattaagccaagtataaaaaatggttaagcgaccgtgctagaaccacgaaattcgggaatgcctaacaccttctcccgaattaatagaattccttactcggatttctggttcgcagaatgataaacagagtcatattctcctcgattcgggattaaaaccggtgacttgggacgccataaaattcccaggtggcgactctgaaataaataaacaaatcccgtttcgactgtcctttaattggagaaaactccttcacccctcgcgggggcggaagaaggaggtgtgacagctctggcgactctgctggggataaaagtgtgatgaaccagaaccactggttcaaggttcaagaattcgagcttaaaataactgttatagttggctttatttattatctgatttttacatgatatatgcctaatgtgctaaatgatgcttttaccgctttaatattatctgagttatgtatataaaactgctacgaaaccctccttctttctgagtcttctgaatttatggtgcataCGTgtgcgtgacccacctttctgttaaaagtcataccaaataagacgaagttgggacaattaactaggccgggtagacttttgtgctcccggtacgttgcccccacttcggctcaagctgtccacttgggtaagccaggtctagaacaatatgcctcaggtttttcacttagaataactcagcttcatgccggatccctagtaggaacttctatttgcatcatgtacatttgaccttggagactcaacacaggggttgggtctgtctaggacaggtgaacctgaaatgaaaagaccatcctgatgcatcctacttgctacttgtgcattcatttgcctcagatttgcttgttgaccggcttaattgaaaaaaaaatcattgtgagagccgagaaataaaatgggttgttttagaaaatttccaaaataattttaatttttttttttaaaaaaaagaagaagtgttaaataaaaaaaatgatttttctgAGTatctgttttcaaaatgagttttgatttttttttaaaattaatcgcagatacaaaatgagcaccacccaaaacccaccattcgcagatgtagatgagtttctatttcggcttcagatgtggtggcatgagttaggagaagatggtcagaaatgggtcattaagcatttgggaactctcacagatattatgaaagttaaaccacgtgatgatttgattgcggcgttagtaactttttgggacccgattcacaatgtctttcgcttctctgatttcgagcttactcctacattagaagagatatcTGGATATGCCGGTTTCGACGGAGATTTAAGAAACCaaaatcttatattcccaaaagctccctcagtgcatcgattctttgggctcctgatcatcagtaatcaaatcagaaaaagcaatgttgtcaatgggtgttgttctttcaacttcctatattcaaggttcggaaagccggacggatttgaaattcatgaaaagggtcTTACTAACAAACAGAACAAAGACACATGGCAGATTCACcgacgcttcgctttcatggtggcttttctgggaatcatggtcttcccaaacaaagaacgaacaattgatattcgcacggcgaaagtcgtacaggtcctcactaccaaggaaaatcacacccttgccccgatcattctctctgacatttatcgggcgttgactttatgtaaatcaggggcaaaggtcttcgaagggtgcaaaattttgttgcaaatgtggatgattgaacatctccaacatcagcccaagttcatgcagtatggtccaagcaatgataatttcattgagagttatgaagaaagaataaaagattataagtctccagaaggggtggaagcctgggtatcccatctaagatctttaacggcaaatcaaattgagtggactttgggatggctcccggtaagggaAGTGATATACATGTCAACCTTTAATAATTATTTGctgctattgggattgagaagcatacagccatatgcaccacagcgagttctaagacaactagggagataccaagtggtgcctgatgatgaggatttgagtatgcaagtaatcgagttacattccgaagccactcttcccgaggctttaattcagcagatgtggaatggatgtcaatacttgaaagatgatactcaagttccagacaCAACAAAAGGCGAGATAAATCCCGGATATGCAAGATGGTTTGAGAAACGATCCcacgtggatgatgcaccagaactcGATCTAAGAAGACCaataaaaagaccccatgttcaaacctttaacgataaaatccaagagcgattgatttggggagaaaaggaaaagggatacaAAGCGACTATCCATgccttaaaggaaaatctgaggaacctcaatttggagaaagacttacaagcacaagaagcagaaggcgagaagaagagtctagctcgtgagaataaaaatcttcatgctcaatttcaaaaaatgaagaaagcttctgaaataccaatgaggagttggaaagatcaaaaaatcatcgccaatcttttagaaaaaatgcaagattatgattccattttggcaaaaaccgaaaaggcgttgagcaaagctaaagaaagaatccaacaattaaacgaggaggccagatctaataaggaacgccaagtaaggcaatccgaagaagacagggcacaattcaagaaagagAAAGACCGTTGGATGCATTCAGAAGCCCAACTTCATGCATAATTGGAAGAAGCAAGAAGATACAATAGGGAACATTAGCACGAGGACATCGATAGAGAAAGAGCAcaagcaagactcgatcaggccagactccgagctcaattagagtcagctctagatcgcgaagaccgtataagagatatagccaccactcgccaacagcaactgcaaaaccaagaccaacgtctccaagactTCAGGGCCTAAATCCATGATTTAGcagtttacacctctcaaagttatgtaaactgccaagggatggattatgaaaggtttatagagcatgcacctatttttgcccgtcatctggcaatggagttagaaagaatgtatcgtacgctgggaggtcatccgggtcaagccccaccgtgagcagatgATCCAAGGATTAAAAAACAAAAGTGGGGAGTGGAGCATGTTCACAACTGTTGAGAGTtatgtcttttgtttgatttaggtttgtgtcgagtttttaaaaccattttcttataatgttttccaaatgtaatgtctgttccatctttgtattatttcaagaataaataaaagtgttgacaattgctttacgtccgaactacgcaaggtctgattcatgcgggggcatgatacgtaggcaatctctataagattcgaccacattcaaaaaaaagaagagtgagtaacaataaaaaggtcaagaaaagctgggatgacacaagaagccgagcaaatgcatgatagaaaagggttatttgtctaggaacattgcatctcaacgtgtaattatatatgtgttaaactctcaagactaacaagtttgttcatttccagaattcaagcagttagtttttctaggagtatactggcatattatcattattacaccagatcaaaaggaccgatacccgaaagcatgtctatcccggatgtcgacacaggtattgagatagaggagatggacgtcggtaaaatgaaagaagagacgcttaaacttaagcaacaaatggctgagatgtaccgggcctggtctacagggcaatcacccccatcttacccagctaaccccGCCTCCACCCCATCactagcccaaactcaggataatcctaccactgaactatccccgagtttccccatctaccagcattaccgaggcaccacctctcatacACCGCAGTCTgcacctcctaaaccagttccataccctcctccaccagtaactcctgtcttcgtggcacctcccactgctacattccacaaatctcctagtgagcctatattccaggcccaggacaaccaatactaccccccggagcccactttcaaagcctccgaaatccattcatttactccccgttttgacctcccaaccgaaattgacaagccagtcaaaaatgctgagcaagaagagatgttcaggaaggtcaaaagcctagaacaatcattccgagacatgcgagggttaggagggcaggtcagtgtggcctacaaggacttatgcttgttcccaaatgtacaattaccagttggtttcaagatgcccaaatttgacctatacaatgggcacgacgATCCAgtggcccacttgaggggtttctgcagcaagatgcgaggagctgggggaagagatgaattattaatggcttacttcagccaaagtttgagcggatcagctcTAGAGTGGTATACct from Nicotiana sylvestris chromosome 12, ASM39365v2, whole genome shotgun sequence encodes the following:
- the LOC138884286 gene encoding uncharacterized protein, which codes for MSTTQNPPFADVDEFLFRLQMWWHELGEDGQKWVIKHLGTLTDIMKVKPRDDLIAALVTFWDPIHNVFRFSDFELTPTLEEISGYAGFDGDLRNQNLIFPKAPSVHRFFGLLIISNQIRKSNVVNGCCSFNFLYSRFGKPDGFEIHEKGLTNKQNKDTWQIHRRFAFMVAFLGIMVFPNKERTIDIRTAKVVQVLTTKENHTLAPIILSDIYRALTLCKSGAKVFEGCKI